CCCGTGCAAGCCTAGCGCCGCCGGGCAATGCCCGTTAAGCCGGTTTACGCGCCAGAAGCGTGGCAAAACGCAGCTTGATGCGGTTTCCCTGGGCGTCGGTGCGGTGTAACTCGCCGACGTCTTCGTTATATTTCAGCTGCTCCCAGCCCGCATAGTATTGGCTCAGTTCGCCGGTTTTAAACGCAAACGGGAAGCCCACGTTGCACGGATAATCTTCGGTATCCATTGCCGCCACAATCAGGTTATAGCCGCCGGGTTTGGTGCAGCGCTGCATATTGTCGATCAGGCCCGGAATAGTTTCTGACTGCAGGAACATCAGCACCACGGTGGAGAGAATAAAATCGTATTCACCGTCGAAGCGCAGGCTGTTGAGATCCTGAATCGCCGTCTGCAGGTTAGTGATGCCCTCTTTCGCCTTGATGCTCTCGATATTCTCGATGCTCATAGGGTTCTTATCCCACGCGGTCACGTCGTAGCCGTTGGCAGCCAGGTAGAGGCTGTTACGTCCGTTGCCACAGCCGAGATCCAGCGTTTTGCCCGGCTTAACAATCCCGGCGCTGTACAGCACTTCTGAGTGGGTGCGGGTCAGGCCATATTTTTCGGTGAAGTAGTTCTCATCAAACACAGTCATTCTTTTTCCTCAGCTTGCATAAGCGTTGCTTTGTCTGCACGAACCAGTAGTTTTCCCTGCATCAACAGGATAAAGGTTCGCACCAGTAATAGCGCAATGATGGCATTGGTAAATATAAACAGCGGGATGGCGATGGCGTGGAAGAATCCGGACGGGCTGCTCTGCCCCAGATGTAGACCGGTTGTGGCCAGCGCCGACACGCCGAACGAAAAGCTCCAGAACGACGCATTAAACGGCTGCACTAGATACCAGGGCATCAGCCGCAGAGTAAACAGCAGCTGCAGCAGGCCGTATCCGAACAGCATTATGGCGAAGGTATCCGCTTCTCCGCCGTTCACGCTGAACCAGGCGCTACAGGCCACCAGCGCCGGTGCCAGCTGAATACCGAGGGATGAACGCATCGGCGCAGGCAGTTCCCCCGCGCTGCGCAGGCGCTGCAAAATCACCGGTTCAAGGCTCAGCCAGGAGAAGACTCCCGCGCCGAGAAACACCAGCCCGGCATCGTGAAAACCCAACGCGCCGCAGGCCATGGCGCTGATAAAGTTGTTCGCTACCGTCGGCAGATAGAGACCCGGCGTCGTCGCCTCCTCCGGATGTTTGCCGCGCCACAGCCCGGCGGACTGCCACGCCGCATAGCTCAGCTGAACCACCACGCCCACGCTAAACAGGCATAGCGCCAGCGGGCGATACCAGGGCACAAAGCCAATCGCCACCAGCATCGTGGTGGCAGGAAACAGGCTGACAAAACTGCTCATCACCGGATGACGCATCTCCGCCAGCACGCTCCC
This DNA window, taken from Leclercia adecarboxylata, encodes the following:
- the tehB gene encoding tellurite resistance methyltransferase TehB, coding for MTVFDENYFTEKYGLTRTHSEVLYSAGIVKPGKTLDLGCGNGRNSLYLAANGYDVTAWDKNPMSIENIESIKAKEGITNLQTAIQDLNSLRFDGEYDFILSTVVLMFLQSETIPGLIDNMQRCTKPGGYNLIVAAMDTEDYPCNVGFPFAFKTGELSQYYAGWEQLKYNEDVGELHRTDAQGNRIKLRFATLLARKPA
- the tehA gene encoding dicarboxylate transporter/tellurite-resistance protein TehA, with protein sequence MYKTQSTERVLNLPAGYYGMVLGTIGMGFAWRYASTIWPVSHWPGEILVSLAMVIWLLLTVAFITRLVRFPGSVLAEMRHPVMSSFVSLFPATTMLVAIGFVPWYRPLALCLFSVGVVVQLSYAAWQSAGLWRGKHPEEATTPGLYLPTVANNFISAMACGALGFHDAGLVFLGAGVFSWLSLEPVILQRLRSAGELPAPMRSSLGIQLAPALVACSAWFSVNGGEADTFAIMLFGYGLLQLLFTLRLMPWYLVQPFNASFWSFSFGVSALATTGLHLGQSSPSGFFHAIAIPLFIFTNAIIALLLVRTFILLMQGKLLVRADKATLMQAEEKE